From Danio rerio strain Tuebingen ecotype United States chromosome 2, GRCz12tu, whole genome shotgun sequence:
aacctcccgctctccctagGGAGGCCAATACGgcagtaactgaaactgcaattcatcgaaattccgcttgtcctggctccataatcaagcaaatttcaattgagcccactgttagaatggccaacttcacagcagaaaaaaaggcgtttacagcctggtacaaaaaacaattttggttcataaagctattattacccttcatgacaactgtgagggggtgaattttttaataactcatcagtTTCCTTCATATTAGGtcatattaagtttgcataattaagggcgtggccacttgattgacagctgtgtctCACTGGtggccgtcacttcacctcagctgactccagcagattagccactgattttGGCATATTCAtcctatttttgttttgctttatgtgGCTGTACACAGTCcgttgccttttgggattatttcctacaattatcagctgatatgggatgctgtgtgcatttaattgtgctcacaaaccattcacgtggcctccattacCCATGTAGGTAAAGTTATATTCTTGTAAACCATCTCTATTAatgcatttgtattatttaagaatattgatcatttataatgttctttagagctgtaatgcactgcagaatctgacagattgattacttgttatcatacagtgttatgctggatttcatcaatagccttgcatttactaacacagactatatctgaagtatttggaagtaattcgcggtTTCCTCCTGTAGGACAGGAGCAATGTTTAGTGGGTCAATGTgttacaagttttttttaaaagtctaaaccctttattgatatagtgtacagctaagcacatgtggtcagaatacaaacgagtcgcaggtgataaagtattaagcgtttttccaaagtaaagtctgtctaagccaggtccaagcaaaatgccagcacgtttctgtagctctgctcactctccgcctctttgcccttgtttggtatcccgccgtgggtgcgaTGACGCGCGAGCAAAATGgcaacggttggccacgcctacttgttgcttcttttgcgctcttcagaaacctatgggtgaccatatattttacagtctatggtcgcAATACAATACAAATATGGCAAATTGTCAGCTGCCATCGTTAGTGGTTCGCATCCTGATTTAGGACTATCCACTGCAAACTGTATAGAAGGTGGATTCAATTCATCAGTAAAAGACACCAGAGTTTGGGAAAAAACAATTAGCATTTAACTAAATCGTATTTTGACGTCCAAGTGATTAGCATTTCACTGAATGCCATATTGCGTACGtaacaaataaatacagcagGAGCTCTGGTGTAACAGAAGCTTTATAGGCTGAAATCACTTGACCATAAACTACTGTAGCTTTACAAATATCATAATTCACACTTGCTTCCTTGTTTTGGTTCCCGCAGGCAAAAGTTGGAGAGCAAGCTAACCTGTCCAATTTGGTTAGCCTAATTCTTTCAGTGGCCGACAGCAACAAAGATGGCCACATCTCTCTCCCGGAGGCCAAGTCTGCCTGGGCTTTATTACAGCTCAACGAAGTTCTGCTGGCGGTGGTGCTCCAGGGCCGAGAGCACACACCTAAACTGCTGGGCTTCTGCGGGGACCTGTACGTGGTGGAGCGGGTTCCTCATGCTCCGCTGTTTGGTATCACCTTGCCCTGGCCTATGGATCTGTGGATCCCCGCGGGAATGCGGCGAAGCATGGACCAGTGGTTCACACCGTCCTGGCCCCGCAAGGCCAAAATCTTCATCGGCTTGCTGGAACTTATTGAAGACATCTTCCATGGTACCTTTGGGAGCTTCTTAATGTGCGACATGAGAGCCAGTTCGTTTGGCTACACCGACCGCCACGACCTCAGGCTAGTGGATGGCCGGCGTGTAGTAGCCGAGGAGGCCTTCAAACAGGCCATGATCCTCCAGCGCTGTAAGGACCACGAGGACTGTGTGTACGGTGCGGACTGTAGGACTTCATGCGACCTTTCAGAACAGCGTTGCACAGCCGAGGTGGCTCAGCCCAATCTGGCGCGAGCCTGCGGAGCAATGAAGGATTACCTCCTACGAGGAGCTCCGTTCCATCTGCAGGAAGAGCTAGAGAAGCAACTGTACGCCTGCATGGCTCTCAAGGGTTCGGCTGAGCAGATGGAAATGGAGCACTCACTCATCCTCAATAACCTCAAGACCCTGCTGTGGAAACAGATCTCACACACCACCGACTCCTGAAGAGAAGCCAGGGTGGTCAGGGGTGACCAAACTTGGTCcagaagggccggtgtcctgcaaatattatttacaaccccaatcagactcacctgggctagctaatcaagctcttactaggttttctagaaacatccttgcaggtgtgttgaggcaagttggagctgaagTTTGCAGAACACCgctcctccaggaccaagtttgggcacccctgatttagattcTTGAATGTCTTCTGAAGCACTTGAGGCCATTTTCAAGATGGCTGCTGGAAGGTAAAGTTGCCAGAAATAAAGGTTTTCTTTCTTGATTAGGGGGGGAAACGTCAAATTGTGAGGAATTATTTCTCAGGCTCAACGTTGAAGTTCACGTTTCCGTTTCATGCTTTGTCGTCATACACAAGTGATCGATGATCATGTTTATTCTACACTTCCTTCAGATGTTATGAAGGAGCAAGTAATGCTAACTTTGCATCCGTTGTTGGATGCTAGCGTAGAAAGTGAAGGAATGCACTCACCACTGAGTGTGGTTGTGTAAGTCTCGTATTGTAACGTTTGTCACACATGAGCACAGCAAAAAGAGCCATAAAAGAGCCATTGTGAAATGGAAATACTAATGCCTTGATATGCATGTTGCCAGTGAGTGTGTTATTTTGAGTTCGATGCTTGTGTGTACTTCTCTTGGGTCAATTCTCGGAAATGATCAAGCCGACCACTTATGATCTGATggtagcttaaaaaaaaaaaggttcaattTGTTGACAGTATTAGTTATTGCAATAGCtatcagcatttattaatataggAGAATGTAAACTAATGCGTTTTAATAGTTTGAAACGTCAGTTGtgccaaacctgtttgagcttcATTATTCTGTCTAACACAAAATAATTCAAAGTACAATTTCAAATTCATGCATTGTTTCCTACCATGAATGTAAACTGCGACAAttacaaacattcttcaaaatattttcttttgtattcaacaaaaacaaactaaaatggctgttttttaccatttaatctaaattaaaaatgttgtaaTTAATAAGATGCGATGCCTATTGCATTAACCAGTGTAAAtcaaattaatcttttttttttttttgtgaaatgttgAAATGTTTACAGGAGTCTTGCGAGTAACACTACAACAATGAAGCCCTACTCAACCATGATAGTTCACAGAGTTGATCATTATTTATTTCTAAtgttattttagtaatttaggcatgtctaataaataaataacatttagatTTCAAGCTAAAGCTGTATGAGATGTCTACCATCACATTATGATGTActaatgaatgaaggaattaagAGGTGCTTTGTTTGTTGATCAGCCATTTTCAATGGGATGTTTCAGATTGTTTGTCAAACTGCTTCAATTTTGTGTACTCATAAATCCCACTGCTGCTGACTTTAAATGGAGATTTTTATAAAAGTTGATTGCATGACTTTGCACATTAAAAGTGTTTCTCAAATCTACAGTTTTTGATGTCGTGCTTTACCAAAGACCACAAGCACACCGTATTCTTTCCAAATGATTTATTTGGAAAAGGTGCACACTTTCTTTGGAGCCGTTGACGTTTGATTTCTTTAGTCGTCTGCAGCAGCTTCCTGAGCCCTGAGGAAACTGGCCTTTTTCTGGGCCACACGGTCTTTTCTCTGGGCCAGAGTGAGCTTGGCACGGTTCCACCTGCAACACAGTAGTCAGCACTGATGAGAAAAGAGAGACAGCATCTGCGCAGATTACAGCACAAACTATTTAGACAAAAATACACTCATGTGAAAAAGTGAAGACTCcttattagctatgtttccattcaaaaataAGTTGCCACATCGCATTTAAggtgtgcgaataaagcagcatctCTATCCAAGTATTCAAAGAGGACAAAATAGCCACTTCCTGATCAACTGGAATTCTGGCAGTGCTGTTTACACTGCAGGATGGATCAGCGACAGTTTGACTGTCCTAAATTTTTTACAAGAAGAATAGCCAACAACTTTGTCAACTCGGTCCAAAACTATGTCTCACAACAGATCACACATGAGAAGTGACATGGGAATAACGTGAGGTCACAGTTTATCTTTTGTTGTTATCTACCACATAATTAAAAAGAAACCTTCAGTGGGGtagaaaaatctacttattttGCTCTCTTGGGTTATAAAGAAAATTCATAATTTctctttaactttttttctttttcgacctgcttgtggtattgctcagatgacacatcaaacagacacaggtgcttCTGCCAAATATACacaagttttttttccttttgttgggtccaaataaacaaaatgagctgaaaatgaacgaaaactgaaaatgagcgctttgaacttctccctcaacctctcGTTGACCTGCacatacccatactagtggatgctgctctctcattcgCTGTAAATGATCGACAATGTTACTTGGAAACCAAATACATTTCACATTTCAATTCTCCCAGATGGCGTCTTTGATGGTTCATACTGTGTGATCGttactcacgtgcacgagcaccgatttgccagTGATTTCAAGCATTTGTCTGATTTCTCAAAAACCTGTCGTCGTCAAAATCttggctaaaatcatgcagtctgaactcggcattaaagTAATCACTTCTTTATGACCTCGTCAGTCTCTCAGATCATTCTGGACAagttttggagtttttttttgtgtcaatatttttttaaatttgctgcTGTGTTTGTGATCATTGTTTTGTTGCATAAACTAATTTTCCAAATCTTAAGATCTGCCAAAGATCAGATTATTtctgatattaaaaaaaatctaaattttatagGGTGTCCTAACTTTTTGACTTGACTTTAAAAGAGAGGTAACATCAATATTTGACatggaacttaaaaaaaaaaaaaaagttgccgcTAAAACCTCAGCATTATGTCCAGATTTTGCTATCAGATCAACATGATGCTGACACTTTTCAAGTTTCATGCCAATGCAAATCCTATGATTTCCAGCTATAagaaataataaagaaagaaagctTGAGAACGCACCTCTTCTTCTTGACTTCTCTCTTGGGCTTCCTCTCATGAACAGGGTTCTCACGGATGGAAGCATGAGCCTTCTTGTACATCTCTTCAATCTGCAGGAACCAGATGATTGTTTAACAATAGGACAGGTGGAAGTAGGACATCAATAGTTTACAATACTACACAACAGACAATAATTCAGCAAAGAAATGAAacgtattgaaaaaaaatgtcaacatcATCGGGCCACAAACACTGGATCTACTGATGATACAGCATTTTATCCACAATCACAGCTTTCATAATCAATGTTTTAAAGTCtgtatgaaatcaaaatttacaatgtttattttgctagctcacattgatATTTTTGAGGTGAACCATTAAtccaattaaaaaaagttttgttttggtaatctatAATCAAATCAAACCATTTGCTTCCACGTTTTAAGAGGTGgttcttctctgatgatgtcaatCTGACGGCTTTAGCCATAATATTCTTAAACACGCCCCTTTTACCATTTGTTTGCTGCAAgtaaatgatgtgcaaaaagaaagcgcCGCCACCTACTTAAGATTTTGTTTCAgttagaagtacatcaacatactgaaacaaaagtctcagcaacttctacTGCACGTAgactttaaaatgaaaaagctTAGCAATCTGTGTAGTTTAAAACAACTGAACCAACAAAATGTTTACGTGGTGATTTCATTCCAGTGATTAACAGTTTTATCAATTCTTAAGCACTGTACAGAATCAAACGTTTACCCTATAAACAAACTCTTTCGACCTAGGCATTGAGGTCACTTGGCTATAATCAAATACAACAGAGTGGAGGAACtttgacgtcaatttgtatgcaaaaacctgaaagcgagttagcattttagcagttcagTTTCCCTCATCCCAAAGTCAATAGGTTTTTTCTATGggattttagtaaaaaaaaaagtttgtggcTGACACAAAcgcaagatactttcacgttttactctacgacataaaacacatcagttacatctcactcttgattttttaaattggttacgcttctttaaaaagacggttgctatcaagttgctaaatgggacaaCAGGCGGTGTGGAGGTATGTCATCGTGCTGATGTGGTCTGGAGCTCAGCCGGTTTGCGTTTtgcatttgtctgtgatttaagtattttcatgaatagtattttatagttagtagtatttttctaattggaaattcagattgtgtgttaatgccttcacttgtaaagacAGTCAAGACAGATTAATTGGTTGATCGCTTATTTTAGTTAAatgatattatgaagatactgcagtgcagcctgtctctttcctgctctcagtaatgcaaacgtgtgaatgaatgtgtaagaAATACATACATGTTAATtctcattttaacgtgatcaattgATTTTGTCGTTTTTTTCttcgtggattataatataataaaccgagAGAGTAAATCTCTGTCTTAAACCATGTTTGTAAAAAAAGCTTGAAAAGTTGCAGGGTGGTGCTGATGTCACAGGCAAGCGCCCTGAAGGCAGTGCAGTCCGTTTATAGCAGTGGTGGGTAAACTTTTTAGACccgagggccacatcaagttttgcaaaccaagtgaTGGGCCAAATGTCAAAtccttaaaaaaaacttttatttatagtggcaaTATACATGGAATATGTAATATtggacagaaacatgtcacattaacacaaaacagattttttttaatagttattgagtcaaatttacaagtcaaataaatttgcactatttatatttatcatcACTTATCAgtcatcataaaacaataaaataatctcttataaaatataataataaagtaatcatttttacagtggggaatagaaaatatattgtttgataaaaaaaaaatctcatattaacacattaaaaataattcttaaaaaattactattcagtcaaatttacagtaATCTAATTTGCACTGCTTTTAGCAGTGTATCAATATGTATCAATCATCAAACCACTGGATAAAAAAACTTATCTTTAATAAAAGAACTTTTTAAAGTGAATGTATGCATGGAAAatatattctatgacaaaaattaacacattttaccagcaattattatataatttgagtCAAATTCACAGCAATCTCATTTGAGCTTGTATTAATATGCTCTTATCAATCATAAAACTATGAGATAAAATGGAAGACGAATCTTAGTATTTGTTATTTCAAGTCATATTATTATTGAGTTtgttaatgtgaacaatgagcctaaaaataaagttatatcaATATTTAACAGCAACACTCTTGCGAAATACCTAGCTGATCCAGTCGTTGCCTAACGacataaaaaagatattttttttcttgtcaaaaaAAAGGCAGCATGGTGCACCTCGCGTTTTGCAATGTAAATGTGCGTTTGGTGTGATCCGCCCCTTAGTTTGAAgtctttaaaaatagcaatactcGCTTAGCATATTAGACCTACTGCTTTCTGTCCGATATTGGTGAAGAAGTATTTTGTTGTCTATTCTTCCTTTAACACACGACATTTAGAGtccatttttttttagcttgactcattttcagtcattaacGGTTGAGTGCATTTTAATATACGAGTGTGTTCTAATTCTACTGGTTGCGCCAACTGTACCGCGTACAATACTGCCATCACATGGCGTTCACTTGTAATTACATCAATTTACCAATTCTGAAACCAAACTCAGaagcaacattttaaaaactcggtttatagcctaatgttagcttttcaattcttacgtttgcatttaagatccaaaaatgtaaagttgtatttttgtgtgaggattatccggctggacaaaacgtgtaagcgTATGAACAGTGTTTGAATACAGAGCTTATTGTTTGGAATTTTctaaaagcctatgggaaaatcctatagggattttatcaagggaaccagttttatgctagtaCCTGGTTAGCCTACAAGGGGACGTCATATttcctccactctattaaaaACTTGGAGTGAAAGTGAGAGGAAagaaactaaatgaaaataaatgagttgaataaataaaatcctTATATAACAATCAAATCTACGGTGATTTCACTCTAAAGCATAAGCAGGCATATGTTAGCAGTGAGGTGGCGAAGAGCTTTCTTACAGATTCAGGTGTGACGCCGTTCTTGATGAAGCGGGAGAACTGTTTCTTGTACAGTTCCTCGTCCTCCTCCATCAGAAGGCTCATGTACTCGGACACATTCAGACCCAAGATGTGCTTCCTGTGCACCTCCGCATTGAACTCTTTGCTTTCAGAGTCATAGCCCGGGAACCGctttgtgctgaaaaaaaaaaaagttacaattttTATCAAATGACAATAATGATTGGACATAAAAGCACACTTCATTTGCACATTTGACTTATAtgaaagagatttaaaaaaagaacaagaaaattgcaaaaaatgttattaatcaATTTCACGTCTATCATTTTCTGTGTTAGAAACAAACACTACAATAAGGTCATCACTTTTGGAGTATGAATCTGTGTACTTACATTTTTTTCACCAAATTGTTTCTGTTCAGAGCAGAAAGGCTGCTGTTCTCAATAATGCTTTTAATTGTCTCATTTTGGAATATTAAAGTGGCTCCAAAAATGTGGTCAGAAGACTACTAATGTTGGAAATCAGGCACGATTAATCATTTTTTAACCGAAACTGCGATTTGAAAAGGTGCAATTTTCAAAATCACAAAAGCAGTGATTATTCGATTACTACAGCAAGGAAgtttaaagcgatacttgtggatttATCAGCTTTGATAACCATGCATTATTATGCCCACAGATTGTAACGGTGGCCGTTTTTCTGTATCCACGTCACTCATAGGTCAATAATGGCAGTTTAGAGCCAATCACAACCTTTTTTGTTGAGCGCATGAacacaataaccaatcataggcaTTTAAGAACTCGCTGGACAACACTCAAAAAGCAAGatgggataatatttacatttatttatttgctataaatgctcaggTTGTCTTCAGTGCAAgtacttgagttttgtttgatacattcagaaagtgTTTTCCTTAAACAGGTAAAACTAAAGGTGCAGTTCAAacatctgactgcttgtattaaatatgtataaaatatttttaaattatacattttaaaacgaGAGCTCTTGTGCTGTGCAgaaaaatctaaaattgtgtatggaaagcattgtcaatgcaccgtgaaTGTCAAGATTTATGTGAAAAATGTGACAATCCAAAGGTTTTATAAATCTATAGATAAGATCTTATATAGAATTaatttaactgaatttaaaatacagtgtttCCACCAGGTTTTATCCAGCTGTGGCGGCAAGCCTTTTTTTCCCacatctaccaactacctgtggcattatttcaatgacaaatgtcgtgagcgcagtattacaagtcgaaatcgcatttatgtaatagccaaCAGCATGCAAATCTTTTTGATttaatgtagcagaaaccattaAATACTGTAGTTATTATCTTAATGTGATTATTTATGCTTGGTCTTTCTTCGGTGCTGTTAAAACCATCATGTCAAACCTGCAGCTCTTTCATTACATTAtagtaaatcacattttaaataacaaatttgaCCAGATAAAATCGCAACTACATTTTTTTCACCATATGGTGcagcattttaaacttgtaacccATTCAAATCGGATTGGATACTAAATGAAT
This genomic window contains:
- the dipk1aa gene encoding divergent protein kinase domain 1A, whose amino-acid sequence is MARGLFSRAWLSKTHHFQARLSYIRVKYLFLTWLAVFVSSWVVYVQYSTYTELCRGRECKSIICDKYSKGIIDGSACSSLCEESKLYFGRCLSTKPNNQVYTGSWGDQDGVIKCQLSDVLHYELGEELEPKKEITLFEKPTRGTSVEKFKEMVASHLKAKVGEQANLSNLVSLILSVADSNKDGHISLPEAKSAWALLQLNEVLLAVVLQGREHTPKLLGFCGDLYVVERVPHAPLFGITLPWPMDLWIPAGMRRSMDQWFTPSWPRKAKIFIGLLELIEDIFHGTFGSFLMCDMRASSFGYTDRHDLRLVDGRRVVAEEAFKQAMILQRCKDHEDCVYGADCRTSCDLSEQRCTAEVAQPNLARACGAMKDYLLRGAPFHLQEELEKQLYACMALKGSAEQMEMEHSLILNNLKTLLWKQISHTTDS